A window of the Limanda limanda chromosome 8, fLimLim1.1, whole genome shotgun sequence genome harbors these coding sequences:
- the LOC133009730 gene encoding forkhead box protein P2-like: protein MPESPLSPTAARQTPAASSLLSHTDNSAAETVVNGDSCRGVSGENWQSLHHKQVCLAMMSPRQIQQLLSPNQLQALIQHKQQALLLQQQHLKEFYKTQQQKIHLQLLQQQPSKKVKELPAQQLVFQQLLVTALYIYYKVGFSPAELQQIWKELTNGFTEDKTTIKSNYDSSTNDTRSTQVRGRQADVQPSPSPRTTECADRAASHVLYSHGVCNWPGCETTCENLNQFIRHIGSEHTLDDRSTAQCRVQMQVVQQLELQLCKERQRLRAMTAHLHLPSPEAQTDMAADPQAPKLGSVTSDLTSLSSSDGAQVSPLQSLGPVSSPSQGCEEESPPHTGCAGAMRRRQHPLVYSLSSENEYELYKNSDIRPPFTYATLIRQAIMEAPDMQLTLNEIYNWFTRTFAYFRRNAATWKNAVRHNLSLHKCFVRVENVKGAVWTVDEVEFQRRRSQKITGSPSLIKNGTSNLALGAALTASLQTALADTSLPGFTKESVSRNSRSQTQESNGHSHQNISARVQQSLFLKDEKLNLDEPERQMAAVKPVTLQHGRTGNDQEHLFELE from the exons ATGCCTGAGTCTCCTCTCAGTCCCACGGCAGCCCGTCAAACTCCAGCCGCCAGCAGCCTGCTCAGTCACACAGACAACAGTGCGGCAGAGACGGTTGTTAATGGGGACTCCTGCCGTGGAGTGAGTGGTGAAAACTGGCAGAGTCTCCACCATAAACAG GTGTGTCTGGCGATGATGTCTCCTCGGCAGATTCAACAGCTGCTCTCTCCAAACCAGCTGCAGGCTCTGATCCAGCACAAGCAACAAGCTCTTCTGCTCCAACAG CAACATCTGAAAGAGTTTTACAAGACTCAACAACAAAAGAttcacctgcagctgcttcaacAGCAACCCAGCAAGAAAGTCAAGGAG ctccctgcacagcagctggtgttccagcagctcctc GTCACTGCTCTTTACATTTATtacaagg TGGGTTTCAGCCCAGCAGAGTTGCAGCAGATATGGAAGGAGCTGACAAATGGATTCACTGAAGATAAAACCACGATTAAGAGCAATTATGACTCTTCCACTAACGACACCAGGTCGACACAAGTCAGGGGCAGACAGGCCGATGTCCAGCCGTCTCCCTCTCCTCGCACGACCGAATG TGCTGATCGTGCCGCTTCACATGTTCTCTACAGTCATGGTGTGTGTAACTGGCCCGGATGTGAGACCACGTGTGAGAACTTGAACCAGTTCATCAG gcacATAGGCAGTGAACACACTCTGGATGACAGGAGCACAGCGCAGTGCAGAGTCCAGATGCAGGTGGTTCAGCAGCTGGAGCTTCAG CTCTGCAAAGAGCGGCAGCGTCTGCGGGCGATGACGGCTCACCTGCATCTGCCCTCTCCAGAAGCTCA GACTGATATGGCTGCTGACCCACAAGCTCCAAAG CTCGGGTCCGTCACCAGCGACCTGACCTCGCTGAGCTCCTCGGACGGGGCACAAGTTTCTCCGCTCCAATCTCTGGGTCCTGTCAGCTCTCCATCCCAGGGCTGTGAGGAGGAGTCGCCCCCCCACACAGGATGTGCCGGGGCCATGAGACGTCGTCAGCACCCTCTGGTCTACTCGCTGTCCTCAG AAAATGAGTATGAGCTTTACAAGAACAGTGACATCAGACCACCGTTCACCTACGCAACACTGATCAGACAG GCGATTATGGAGGCACCAGACATGCAGCTGACGCTCAATGAGATCTACAACTGGTTCACACGGACGTTCGCTTATTTCAGACGCAACGCTGCCACGTGGAAG AACGCTGTGCGCCACAACCTGAGTCTGCACAAGTGCTTTGTGCGGGTGGAGAATGTGAAAGGTGCCGTGTGGACGGTGGATGAGGTGGAATTCCAGAGGAGGAGATCCCAGAAGATCACAGG GAGTCCATCACTTATTAAGAATGGGACCTCGAACCTTGCTTTGGGGGCAGCTCTGACTGCCAGTTTACAG ACAGCGCTGGCTGACACATCACTGCCAGGATTCACGAAGGAAAGTGTGAGCAGGAACTCCAGGAGTCAAACACAGGAGAGCAACGGCCACAGTCACCAAAATATCTCTGCACGTGTCCAGCA GTCTCTTTTCCTCAAAGACGAAAAACTGAATCTGGATGAACCAGAGCGTCAGATGGCGGCGGTGAAACCAGTCACTCTGCAGCATGGCAGGACTGGAAATGACCAGGAGCACTTGTTCGAACTCGAATGA